In a genomic window of Thermodesulfobacteriota bacterium:
- the htpG gene encoding molecular chaperone HtpG: MTEQSPRKHEFQAEVRQVLDIVINSLYRDKEVFIRELVSNASDALEKLRHIQLTEKDIYDEELPLEINIRTDEAENTITIEDHGVGMSEEDLVQNLGTIAHSGSKAFLKAVREEGRADPDLIGRFGVGFYSVFMVADSVEVHTHDWRKDGKSLLWKSSGAGSYEIETISGERRGTKIVAHLKEDAKEFADADRVRDVLTHYSSFVQFPIKLNGEQVNTVQPLWTRNKSEIADEEYNEFYKFQAGAFDDPLYRLHFSSDAPLEINALVFVPGENPERWGFGKVDPGVSLYSRRILIDPKPDGLLPDWLRFLKGVVDSSDIPLNISRESMQDSALTKRIGQVITGRFIKFLEDEAKKDPAKFEEFYRKFSIYLKEGIAADLKNRDQLAKLLRYESSATEKGKLTTLEEYAARMKDGQKEIYYLYAPGREILEAGPHIEAFRARGLEVLYLYEPVDEFVMTSLGKYDDKELVSADNASIDFGDDGKAPESKVSEEDAKALTAWFKDVLGDRVNEVVMSKRLVDSPAVALNADKFMTPSMRRMMKAIQREGKIENSINLELNPAHKLIEGLSVLRDKDPETAKLVAEQIFDNALVAAGFMEDAREMVGRVYSILERVTEK, from the coding sequence ATGACAGAGCAGTCACCGAGAAAGCACGAGTTCCAGGCCGAAGTCAGGCAGGTGCTCGACATCGTAATAAATTCCCTCTACAGGGACAAGGAAGTCTTCATACGCGAGCTCGTCTCCAACGCTTCCGACGCCCTCGAAAAACTACGCCACATACAGCTCACCGAAAAAGACATTTACGACGAGGAGCTCCCTCTCGAAATCAACATCAGGACCGACGAGGCGGAGAACACCATCACCATAGAAGACCACGGCGTCGGCATGAGCGAAGAAGACCTCGTCCAAAACCTCGGCACGATAGCCCACTCCGGCTCGAAGGCGTTTTTAAAGGCCGTAAGGGAAGAGGGCAGGGCGGACCCCGATCTCATCGGCCGGTTCGGAGTCGGGTTCTACAGCGTCTTCATGGTGGCGGATTCCGTCGAGGTCCACACGCACGACTGGCGGAAGGACGGGAAGAGCCTCCTCTGGAAAAGTAGCGGCGCGGGCTCCTACGAGATCGAAACCATATCGGGCGAGAGGCGCGGCACGAAGATAGTCGCCCATTTAAAGGAAGACGCAAAGGAATTCGCCGACGCCGACCGCGTCCGCGACGTGCTCACGCACTACTCCAGCTTCGTCCAGTTCCCGATAAAGCTCAACGGCGAGCAGGTGAACACCGTCCAGCCCCTATGGACGCGGAACAAATCCGAGATCGCGGACGAGGAATATAACGAGTTCTACAAGTTCCAGGCGGGCGCCTTCGACGACCCTCTCTACAGGCTCCACTTCAGCTCCGACGCCCCGCTCGAAATAAATGCGCTCGTTTTCGTTCCCGGCGAGAACCCCGAAAGGTGGGGCTTCGGCAAGGTAGACCCGGGCGTCAGCCTCTACTCGCGAAGAATCCTCATCGATCCGAAACCCGACGGCCTCCTCCCCGACTGGCTCAGGTTCCTTAAAGGTGTCGTCGACAGCTCCGACATCCCGCTCAACATCTCGCGCGAGAGCATGCAGGACAGTGCGCTGACGAAAAGAATAGGGCAGGTCATCACCGGGAGATTCATAAAATTCCTCGAAGACGAGGCGAAGAAGGACCCGGCGAAATTCGAAGAGTTCTACAGGAAGTTCTCTATATATCTCAAGGAAGGAATAGCGGCGGACCTCAAAAACAGGGATCAGCTCGCAAAGCTCCTCCGCTACGAATCCTCGGCGACGGAAAAAGGCAAGCTCACGACGCTCGAAGAATACGCCGCCCGTATGAAGGACGGCCAGAAAGAGATTTATTACCTCTACGCCCCCGGCCGCGAAATCCTCGAGGCCGGCCCGCACATCGAGGCCTTCCGGGCCCGCGGCCTCGAAGTCCTCTACCTCTACGAACCCGTAGACGAATTCGTTATGACGAGCCTCGGAAAGTACGACGATAAAGAGCTCGTCTCGGCCGACAACGCATCGATCGATTTCGGCGACGATGGAAAAGCGCCGGAGAGCAAGGTCTCGGAAGAGGACGCGAAGGCGCTCACTGCGTGGTTCAAGGACGTCCTCGGGGACAGGGTGAACGAGGTCGTCATGAGTAAGCGCCTCGTCGACAGCCCGGCGGTCGCTCTCAATGCAGACAAGTTCATGACCCCCTCCATGCGCCGGATGATGAAGGCGATACAGCGTGAAGGCAAAATCGAGAATTCGATTAACCTCGAGCTCAACCCCGCGCACAAGCTCATCGAGGGGCTTTCCGTGCTCAGGGACAAAGACCCCGAAACTGCTAAGCTCGTCGCCGAGCAGATTTTCGACAACGCCCTCGTCGCGGCCGGATTCATGGAAGATGCGCGGGAAATGGTAGGCAGGGTCTACAGCATCCTCGAACGTGTGACGGAAAAATAG